Within Lolium rigidum isolate FL_2022 chromosome 5, APGP_CSIRO_Lrig_0.1, whole genome shotgun sequence, the genomic segment CATAAGGTTTTTTTTTCTAACCAGGGGTATGTGTTAGACATGTGTTGTTAATTAATATACTAGGGTCCTGCCAATAGaaaaatgatgtgatggacataagcaAATCAATTAGATCGTGTCACTAATTTAAATTGCTGCACCTCTCGATGTTAGTCTTCATGCCATCATGGCGCCCAAAAGGCACGCTCTAGGTTGGTCCTCCTCCAGTCAGTTTGACAAAGATTTCAGGGGCTATTAAGCTCTCTCCAACGCTTGCTTGATGCTGCCGACCACATTGAACCCACGTGTTGGCTGCTTGTTGGCTGGGAATTTCTTCTCGCTCACAATTGCCGGCGAGATGTCATCCTCGAGCAGAAGTGAGCTGTCACGACCCTggataaattaaagaaatctcgaTTGATGAGATGATGCACCATAGTGTACTATGGTTAACATGATGAGTTGATTTATATTTGTTccttatgtatatatatatgtatgcttGCTTTTGTAAACTTAAATTGATGAAACAGTCGTGAAAATAAAGGTGGGTAAGGCTGTCTGGGATGTGCACTCGGCAAGCCGACCGGTGTCCTAGATGACGTGCTTGGCCCAGCACACGAACCACCACGAGCATGAGCACCGAGGCTCAACACTAGGACCAATGCTAGCGTGAGCAAGAGGAGGCAGTGAACAGCTTACGACAAGCTAGATGAAGCAGCTATCTTCACGGCTAACACACGTTTCAGACGGAGAGTTGTAGCTTCAATTGGCCCGACACTTATGGATTTATCCACAAGCTAGCTGGTTTTCTTTTCGATAAAAGACGCTTTATTAGTTaaaagtttaaaaattaaatccATCCTCTGCATATCTACAGCCGTACAAGTTTAGGAGTCACAACCAAAAAGGTAAAAAGCGTAAATTGTATGTACACCTATTGTGATGGAGGTTCAGTCCAAAGATTACGATGTCATCCATTATGGAAAAAATattcctcgccgtatcctccaaccgagtagacacctccgtaaataggtcgcgATGCTCCACACGCTATAGAGACGGCCAGGAACGAAGCATAGTTGTGCACCGGTTGATGACCTGCATTAGAGAAGCATTTTTATAATTAAAAATATTGTCATTTCTATatagccaaatcgaccaaataatggcaatcaCTCCCACCCTAATAACTAACTTAAACCTGTGATCCACACCGTTGAGCCAATTGGCGAATATATTCGCAACGCTGCATGGagagtataaggtagaacctatctggctGACTGATCATATATATAGATATAGAAAATTAGCATTGGATAAATAAGTGCTTGATAGTCTCATCATGGTGACAAAAAAACACAACTTTTACTTCTCTGAAAATTGAGTTTTGCAAGGTTATTCTTGGTAAGAATTACCCCACGATGAAGATAACACGTGCAAACCTTGGTTTTAAGTTTAAAATGGGAGAATTTTACTTCCCGGTCTCTGAACCAACTAGGGATGCACAGCTCAAGATAAATTGCATTAGTACCGGTACATGTTTGGGCCACAAGTATAAATTGAAATCTAAATTTCCGTCTGTGAAGATTTGAATTCAGGTGttgggtttgtacatccactctCCCAACAAGTTAAGCCATGCTCTCACTTCCCAAACAAGCTAGCTGATGGATCAATAGAAGGACAGATGAAGATGGTGTTAGTGAAACATGAATGTTGGATCGATAATGTGGGCAACAACACTGGACAAATTTGTTTTGGATAATACTCCTCAAGTAATGAGTCTGGAGTTTCTAGGTGAAAACCTAAAAGCCATCGCTTTTTGGAAAACCTTTTATTATTCTGGTACTCTCTTGGGTGGTGGTTGGTGTGTTGCTACTCCGAGTGACCAATCACCAAGTCAGGGCCTTAtctatttaattttctttttttctatttttggatgtgtgcatcttaGAAGTATTTCGGGCATTTTATTGGTACATAGGCTGGATGTAGTTGATACTgtcatgatattaatatattttctttgccAAATAaaatggaggctatttgtagtgTTGATCCACTAGCACATCGCCGGTGCTGACCTTTTAGCTAGTTTTTTTTGTGGAAATGTGTTTGACATGTTCCATTGACAAGTTGAGTATAGGCCGTCGCAGCGTTGCTTTCACGCGGCTAATCATGTTGTTTTATCCATAGTTCATACGATCAGCTTGAAGAAGTTGGCATCGAGATGATGGTGGGAGGGGTAAGAGGTCGTCCATATGAAATTTTCTAATATACtcagagggagtacttattaCATGATTACAGAGGACTTGTTGGTGGCTAGTTAGGCCATACAAGAAAATGTAACGATCGACATGTTAACGTGAGTTCGTGAGTTTGTTCCCACTTCCCAGGAAAGTTCAGGGGCCCGGCTGAATTATGTCTTATTCTATCCGGTATTTTATGCGCTTAGAGAGATGAAGTTGTTATCACGACAAAATTGTGTTACATATGTTGCATGCGCGGACAGAGGAAATGCAACGATCGAAACGTCATACCGTTAGCAGTAAACAGCTGCAGTCGAATCAAACCGTGTTATCCTTCCTTTCATCGTTCAAGTAGTAGAACAATGGTAAAAGTCGTACGAGCGCGCCTAGCATATTTGACCGAACCGATCAAGGGCTTTTCTACCTGTGAGATAGCTAGAAACTTGCTTCCAGGGGCGTAAAACTTTTCTTTTATGACAATTGGAAATTGTTTCAGTCATTTGTATTGATGTcttttttgttttgaaataagCAAAAAGACTTTCCATTTGCATTGATGAAGAAATCTTGAGTTTAAAGAGGTTTCCAACAAGATGATCTAGGCCAAATACTAGATCCAAGAAATTGATTTGATTGTGTTTTGAAACAAGCGAAAATattcaataaaataaaaaatattaatgATAACACTCCACAAGTGATAGGTGTCATTATCGGTTGTTGTACGGTTTTACACAACGTTTAAATATTCAATAGAGTACTCCCTTCTGTTTTAAATACTTATTGCAGATTTAAATATAGGGTATAGCCTGTGTAAATTTACTGAACCTGCTATAAATATTTAGAAACGGGTGGAGTACAATCATTTAATAGTGTTATAGATATATTTTCATTAAAATAGCCTTGTAATAAAACAAGGTAGAAATATTTACATTTAGCTTTTGCGGGAAGGGATAATGAATACTTTACAATTAGAACAAACCAAAAAATGATTTACACAAGCATGCACGACGAACTGTAAAACAAAAACAACTAATAGTACTTCATGTTCACCCTGCgacagttctttctaatctctccatCTCTTCCCGTCAATGGACTTATATTTCCCATTTTGATCATGGAGGCTGCAAAGTTTATGAAGAATTCCTTCTGGTTATCGGAGAACCTGCGAACAATCGGCGCAGTAGTTAACGCCGCGAAGGGGTCAGACAGCATAACCTGATCAGACAAGAGCGGTGCACGCCCACGCAGGAGGTTGCCGTGGTACTTGTTGTCAAACACGTCCGGAGTGACCGCATCAAGGTTCACCAGCTTCCCCTCATCCTGTCTGGCTGTGCAGTTCCGCTGTGTGAATTGACACTGCGTCCGCCCAAAGGTGTGCGCTCCTTGAAGGGCAACAAGGTCAATGTCATTGAGACCCATGTTCTTGAATTTCTTTTGAAGGATATCCAGAGGGTCGAAAGGGCTCGGTAGATCGTCGGCGCTCTCGATGTTGGTCTTCGTGCCGTCGCGGCGCCCGAGGGGAACGCTCCATGATGGCCCTCCGGCCAGTTCGACAGAGATTTCAGCGGCTAGGGTGAGGATGTCGGCACATGAGACGATGCCGGGGCAAGCTTTCTCCAATGAGCGCTTGATGTTATCGACCACATTGAATCCACGTGCTGACTTGTAATTCCCAGGAGCTTTCTTCTCGCTCACTATCCCCGAGGAGACGTCGTCATCGAGCAGAAGCGATCCATCACAACCCTGGATAAATTAAAGTAGTCTAGATTGATGAGATAATGAATCGCGGTGTACTATTGATCAATGCGATCAGTTATGCATAGTTTTGTAAACTCACGTTGGCAAAGCAGTCGTGGAAGTGAAGGCGGATGAGGCTGGCCGGGATGCGCGCATCAGCGACACGGGCATCTTGGATGACGCGCCGGACAATGTCTCGTGTACTAGGGCATGAGCTGTCGTAGAACGAAGAGCTTAACCCGGCACGGTAACCACCATAAGCGTGGGCGCCGTGGCTCAGCACTAGGACTAGTGCAGCTACCGTGAGCAAGAGGCTGCAACGAGCAGCCGGCGACAAGCAAGATATAACGGCCATGTGCACTTGAACGTTGGTAAGTTTGTTATATGGTGACAAGCAAGCTAGCTATCTGCAAGATGGAAAGATCGCAGAGAGATGAATATGGTGTGAGAAAATGGGGGATGatatggaggctatttgtagcaCAGCGCTGTTGACGTTTTGCTAGGTAGGATTTTGTGGAAGCGTGTTTTGACATTTTCCGCATGTCTGCCGTTCGTCAACTTGAGTATTGGCCGCCGCAGTATTGCTTTTCCTGCACGCGGCTCTACCTGTTATTTTATCCGTATTTTATTTTTTACATATGATTAGAAGATGATGGGAAGAGGTCGTCTAGACAAAATCCCGTTATATATGTTGCGCACGCGCGGCCGTACAAGGAAATATGTCGGCGACTGATTAACCTCAGGCTGTTACCGGGAAACAGGATCAGGTCAGCTACGGCCGCATCTCTGTCGTGGATCGAGAAATTAAGTCCAAAAGAATTAATGACATAAAAAAATAAAGGGTACATCTAAATCTTAGGCGACTTAATCTCAGTCATGTGACGTCATCAAGTCTCGGTTAGGACATAGTTGCAACTCATAGGCCATTATGAATCTTGAGTCCAGCGATGCGGATATTtcttctcagttgcaacccatctgTAATTataaaaatcttagttgcaactcacTTGCAACTGCCATATCAGCACGAATCACGAGACAAAACCAATGACTAAGGACTCGATTGAGACATAATAAAAATCAGGCGTCTCATTTGTAGCAAATCCGATAAAAACAAattcgagaatacaccctgggAGGTGTATTGATCACATAGAAGAAGGGGCCAGAAAGCTCACACCACTTAGTACATTTTGTCAACAAGGGTGACAGCTCCCAGAGCGAATCATAATCTCCATCCCTCCACGAAAAAGGAAAAGACTCATGAAAACCGAAGGTCTCCGAGCGGAAAAGCCTAGCTAGACGCCAACTATGGAACTCATCCTTGATCCTACCCCTAATAACTCGAGCCTCCGGCGCAGCGCCATTGCACACCACATCATTATGATTCCTCCAGATGCACCGGAAGATTAGAATAACTGTCGTCCAAAGGTCCCTCCTACCCCTCGGAGGACAGGTCAAGGAGGACCACCACTGAAGGAGCTCGGTGTCGACTGACGGCATCCTCTCCATCTTACCCCACCTTGCCAAGGCCCAAGCCCAAATCTCACGGGCGACCACACAACCGAGCAAAAGGTGTTGGATGGACTCAGGCTCCTGGTCGCACAGGGGGCAGGCTGCTGGGTAGGGTAGGCCACGGCGCTGTAACCTATCCGCCATCCAGCACCTGTTCCGAGAAGCTTTAGGATGCTCGTGACCGCCAGATCTGTGAGGCTACCGGCGCTACATTGGTCCCGGCGAAGAAGGCGCCATAGGCTGACTTTGCGGAGTAAGTGTCGTCAGCCGTCCACCGCCAAAAGAAAGAATCCTCCCGCTCCGGCGAGAGCTGGACGTCGAGATGATGCCCCATTGAAGAAAGAACTTCGGGACTGCGTCAGCTCCCAAGTTAGGGCCGCAGTATCGCAACCACTCCCCATCGAGACCCTCCTTGACAGAGCGAGAGTTGGCACATCGCTTACCAACCAAGGCCACCAAGTTTGGTGGGATGTCCACCACCCGAGCGTCGTACAGCCAACGATCCTTCCAGAACAGGGCTCTCTCCCTGTTGGCCACCGTGACTGTCGCGGCAGACTCAAACAGGGCCCGTGCAAGAGGGGGGCCTTCAGATCAAACTCAACCCACGCCTTTTGTCGGGTCTGTCCTTTGAAGCCAAGCCCACCGACACCGAAGAGCCACATTGAGAAGGCGTACGTAGGTTAGGGTTACCTAGGCCACCACACCGCTTCGGAGAGGTCACATTGTCCCATGTCACCAAACAGTGGCCTCCACTGACGTCTGCCCTGCCTTTCCACATGAAGCCGAGGCAAACCTTCGAGAGAGCTTGTAGGGTCTTAGGAGGGACATCCAGCGACATCATGGCATGAATGGGGATAAGGATGAGCATGGTCTGCACAAGGATCGTCCTACCCCCATGGTTCATCAAGCAGGCGCTCCACTGAGGCGGTCGCTTGGTTGCACTCTCGACCACGGGCTGAAGCTGTGCTGCCGTAGGCTTGCGAAGACCAAGCAGCAGACCAAGATACTTGCAAGGCCATCCCGCCACTGCGCACTGAAGAATGGAGTGCGCCAGCTCCACTTGGTCCGGGCTGCAACGGATGGGGTGGACCGAGCACTTGGCCCGGTTAGTGTGGAGCCCGAAGCATCACCAAAGTCCTCCACTACCGCTCACGAcgcaggcggaggcggaggcaaaTCCTATTCATCATCCGCGGGTAATGGTTACAAACCATCTCCGGCGTGGTTTCACTTGTAGGGAgagtttgggccgcggcccatcaacAGGCAGGGAGCCTGTAGGCCTCGGTTTTTCTGGTTTTTCTTGGATTTCGGTTTTCTTTCggtttttcttcgatttttttatttttattttcctttttttgttttttattttttaacaaattttaaagtggagcaaaatttaaagttaagcaaatttcaaattccaacaaaTTTGAAAGTAAGCAAATTTTTAATCTTAGTAAATTTCAAATCTAAGCAAATTTTTTAATCTGGGCAAATTTGAAATCTAAGCAAATTTTCGAATctggaaaattttgaaataaccaaactaatgggccaggcccattaacGGTTTCCCCTTAGCGATGGTTATAAACCATCGCTAAGGGGTGATGGTTAGCTCCGCTCGAGGCGGATGTCCGCTCGTCCGCTTCGTCCGTGCCGCTAAAAAGGCCCAAACGGCCTAGCGGCTAGGCCACATAAGCAAGGCGGCCTCACGGACTGTGTCTATTTGTCCCGCCAGGCCGTCCATCCCGCTAAGAAAAAAAAAGGCTATCGCTCGTACCTCGTAGCAAACGAAACAGAGTAGATAGGGCACGCCGCCACGCTGGTCGCCGCCGTCGGGTCGGCGCCTTGCTCGTCTCTGCCTAGCACGTGAACGTCTGCACCTAGCTCGCCGCCTCCCAGCACACCGCGTTTCCTTTCCTTCTGCACCCCCGGCTCCCTTGCCGTCACCGCCTCTGGAGAGATGGGGTGGAAGTGGGGGAGGGCAAGAATCCGGCAGAGGAGAGAACGAATCTAGTAGACAAGAAGGTGCAAAAGAATCCTTTAGAGCAAGAGGATAGGAATCCGGCGGGACATGTAGCAACCCTTCTTTGATCCTTCTCTTCCCCATCTCTCCAGAGATTAGGCAGACGATGCTGTTGTATTTTTTTGTTCTGCTGAATTTAGAAACTGTCATGTGTGCTTGGGTGCATACCTTGC encodes:
- the LOC124658341 gene encoding peroxidase 2-like encodes the protein MAVISCLSPAARCSLLLTVAALVLVLSHGAHAYGGYRAGLSSSFYDSSCPSTRDIVRRVIQDARVADARIPASLIRLHFHDCFANGCDGSLLLDDDVSSGIVSEKKAPGNYKSARGFNVVDNIKRSLEKACPGIVSCADILTLAAEISVELAGGPSWSVPLGRRDGTKTNIESADDLPSPFDPLDILQKKFKNMGLNDIDLVALQGAHTFGRTQCQFTQRNCTARQDEGKLVNLDAVTPDVFDNKYHGNLLRGRAPLLSDQVMLSDPFAALTTAPIVRRFSDNQKEFFINFAASMIKMGNISPLTGRDGEIRKNCRRVNMKYY